In the genome of Defluviitalea raffinosedens, one region contains:
- a CDS encoding CheR family methyltransferase gives MVLSDELFDKFIKLIYRKTGLYYERNKKYYVEKRIEKCAQLLEMDNLNEYYMMLKFSDDTSEFDRLINELTVNETYFFRDFPQLRNFAEDVLPIVVREKGDRKKIKIWSAACSTGEEPYTLSIILLEMLDHPEEWEIEILASDINTKVLKSAKIGIYESRAVRDVPPEYLEKYFTRRQDKYFVNLSVKKLVSFKRINLMDQNDMSNIRGYDFIFCRNCLIYFDDESRKTVLSSFYESLNPGGFIFLGHSESVGRFSSAYKVQKIGDTIVYSKPK, from the coding sequence ATGGTATTATCTGATGAATTATTTGACAAGTTCATAAAATTGATTTACAGAAAAACAGGTTTATATTATGAACGTAATAAAAAGTATTATGTAGAAAAAAGGATTGAAAAATGTGCACAATTGCTTGAAATGGACAACTTGAATGAGTACTATATGATGTTAAAATTTTCAGATGACACATCAGAATTTGATAGATTAATCAACGAGTTAACGGTGAATGAAACTTATTTCTTTCGTGATTTTCCTCAATTGCGTAATTTTGCAGAGGATGTGCTGCCTATAGTCGTTAGGGAGAAAGGTGACAGAAAAAAAATAAAAATATGGAGTGCGGCATGCTCCACTGGCGAAGAACCTTATACTCTTTCCATTATTCTTCTAGAAATGCTTGATCACCCAGAAGAATGGGAGATTGAAATACTTGCTTCTGACATAAATACCAAGGTATTAAAAAGTGCAAAAATAGGCATCTATGAAAGCAGAGCTGTAAGGGATGTACCTCCTGAATACCTGGAGAAATATTTTACAAGGCGGCAGGATAAGTATTTTGTTAATTTGAGTGTAAAAAAACTTGTATCTTTTAAGCGAATAAATTTGATGGATCAAAATGATATGAGCAATATTAGAGGATACGATTTTATATTCTGCCGAAATTGCTTGATCTATTTTGATGATGAGTCAAGAAAAACTGTTTTATCAAGTTTTTATGAATCCTTGAATCCTGGAGGATTTATTTTCTTAGGACATTCGGAGTCTGTTGGAAGGTTTTCATCTGCTTATAAAGTTCAAAAAATAGGGGATACAATAGTTTATTCTAAGCCTAAGTAG
- a CDS encoding chemotaxis protein CheW, with protein MFSRIYSEDIDIVKMFINECKECLEDLKKDMLKLEVNSEDIDLLSHLFRRTQKIKRESSFVGLSGIVRLTYEVECILKAIKDKRVAVDTELIDGVLLYIDFLDTYTTGLLERLMKLDSNVDSRLYLEYEDQQDEKQLVATLRQAYESCEIRDDENSKDQKEIIEDQNLEVLQSEVFNKGLTGGIKDQFLYESMENFDKIEHDLLVRLDVNDDDQVAISEICRIMHSTKASAGIYLATVPHQSQEQLALKKFSEVVHTFENLLDLIRDKKVPFDHDLIDLSFLVVDYLKSFINSFFSEEFLNLQNNDILDGIKEHISQIQSTSQDALSKAASTQLKLEKVDEVKSKSSINQSIRVNQEKIDKMMNMVSELFIAKNSFTYISTKLNLEYAVPAISKEMKHFEEYLNSISEELQNAIMSIRMVEIKTVFQRMPRVVRDIAQSTGKKMELRLEGEDTELDKTIIEQIGDPLVHLIRNAADHGIELPHVRLSKGKPEIGRIVLRAYSNSKYVFIEIEDDGKGIDAEELKEKAIEKGFITRAEAERMTRSQLLNLIFLPGFSTAKQITEISGRGVGMDIVKSNIVSINGNIKIESEVDQGTKMIIQLPLSLAVTRDLISRGLIVEAANETYIIPLKYIVGSVKINRSNIHKYDDKCFMHLRGDIIRIEWLSKVFMSGERDVGKEELNVVILSNGVENFAIVVDKLKNEQEFVVKTLDGHLASIPGISGSTLLGNGQVVLIVNPIDLLQLM; from the coding sequence ATGTTTAGCAGAATCTATTCAGAAGATATTGATATCGTTAAAATGTTTATTAATGAGTGTAAGGAATGTCTTGAAGATTTAAAAAAAGATATGCTAAAGCTTGAGGTGAACTCTGAAGACATAGATTTGCTCAGTCATCTTTTTAGAAGGACCCAAAAAATCAAGAGAGAGTCTTCATTTGTAGGGCTATCAGGTATTGTGAGATTAACTTATGAGGTAGAATGCATATTAAAGGCTATAAAAGATAAAAGAGTGGCCGTTGATACAGAACTTATTGATGGAGTGCTTTTGTATATAGACTTTTTGGATACTTATACAACAGGACTTCTTGAGAGATTAATGAAACTTGATTCAAATGTTGACAGTAGATTGTATCTGGAATATGAAGATCAGCAAGATGAAAAACAGTTGGTTGCAACTTTGCGACAAGCTTATGAAAGTTGTGAAATTAGAGATGATGAAAACAGTAAGGATCAGAAGGAAATTATTGAAGATCAAAATTTGGAAGTTCTGCAGTCTGAAGTGTTTAATAAGGGATTGACAGGGGGAATTAAGGACCAATTTTTGTATGAAAGTATGGAGAATTTTGATAAAATCGAGCATGATTTATTAGTGCGGCTTGATGTCAATGACGATGATCAAGTGGCCATCAGTGAGATTTGCAGAATTATGCATAGTACCAAAGCTAGCGCAGGCATATATCTTGCAACTGTACCTCATCAAAGTCAGGAACAATTAGCATTAAAGAAGTTTTCTGAGGTTGTCCATACTTTTGAAAATTTATTAGATTTGATAAGAGACAAGAAAGTTCCATTTGATCATGATCTTATTGATTTAAGTTTCTTGGTGGTAGATTATTTAAAGTCTTTTATAAACTCTTTTTTTTCGGAGGAATTTTTGAATTTACAGAATAATGATATCCTTGATGGAATAAAAGAACATATATCTCAAATTCAATCAACATCACAGGATGCATTATCAAAAGCTGCATCAACTCAATTGAAATTAGAAAAAGTTGATGAAGTAAAATCGAAGAGCAGCATAAATCAGAGCATACGGGTTAATCAAGAAAAAATTGATAAAATGATGAATATGGTCTCTGAACTTTTTATTGCAAAAAATTCATTTACATATATTTCAACCAAATTGAATTTAGAGTATGCAGTGCCAGCAATCTCTAAGGAAATGAAACATTTTGAAGAATATTTAAACAGTATTTCTGAGGAACTTCAAAACGCTATTATGTCCATAAGAATGGTGGAAATCAAAACAGTTTTTCAAAGAATGCCCAGAGTCGTAAGAGATATAGCTCAAAGTACAGGTAAGAAAATGGAGTTGCGTTTGGAGGGGGAGGACACAGAGTTAGACAAGACAATTATTGAACAAATTGGAGATCCTTTGGTGCATTTGATTCGTAATGCTGCGGATCACGGTATAGAGCTCCCTCACGTGCGTTTGTCAAAAGGTAAGCCAGAAATAGGAAGAATTGTATTGAGAGCCTACAGCAATAGCAAGTATGTATTTATTGAGATTGAAGATGACGGAAAGGGAATCGATGCTGAGGAATTGAAAGAAAAAGCAATTGAAAAAGGATTTATTACCCGTGCTGAAGCGGAAAGGATGACTCGTAGTCAATTGTTAAATCTTATTTTTCTTCCAGGGTTCAGTACTGCAAAGCAAATTACAGAGATATCTGGTCGTGGCGTGGGTATGGATATTGTAAAAAGTAATATTGTTAGCATAAATGGAAATATAAAGATTGAAAGCGAAGTGGATCAAGGGACGAAGATGATTATCCAATTACCGCTTTCACTGGCAGTTACCCGTGACCTGATTTCCCGGGGATTAATTGTAGAAGCAGCAAATGAAACTTATATTATTCCTCTGAAATATATTGTTGGTTCAGTAAAAATTAATAGAAGTAACATTCATAAATATGATGACAAGTGTTTCATGCATTTAAGAGGGGACATTATCAGAATTGAATGGCTGAGTAAGGTTTTTATGTCTGGTGAGAGAGATGTCGGGAAAGAAGAATTGAATGTTGTGATTTTATCCAATGGAGTTGAGAATTTTGCAATTGTTGTAGATAAGCTGAAAAATGAACAGGAGTTTGTGGTAAAAACATTGGATGGGCATCTGGCCTCTATTCCTGGGATATCTGGGTCAACTTTACTGGGAAATGGACAAGTGGTTTTAATTGTGAATCCTATAGATCTCCTGCAGCTTATGTAA
- a CDS encoding chemotaxis protein CheW, protein MAGRSSKKKQGNFKKMKKEVLVEQQNGQNQNSEISMEELENDSLIMPEAVILDNVKKEAEDNGEKAVDTKKIELVIFRVGEEEFALKVSNIKEIIRIPSVTEVPNAPEYITGLCSLRDHLLPVIDCRKLFGMPKQEFNENSRIIVTDIHGKMTGLVSDKVLEVINIEETQVNEPPSSIKGIDGGMIQGILVLDEGKRVIMILDAEKITKVKGIDETVKQNHPPIEDLISSEAKEEEDQIIIFSVGKEEYAFSIDYVKEIIGLPDIVKVPNTADYIEGMFSIRNELLAAINLGKYFGMKCEVLDKRGRVIIINNGFLSYGIIVDKVSNVVQVQKQLLKENVQDAMFAGIGFTKGIYNLNNGQRLIMMLEPDQLIHLEDIQGILEVNQKESKKDSTFHPDEVGLTSEYVIFRIDEEEYGIAIHKVQEVNRIDEITHFPGAPQFIAGMVDLRGEVIPILNLRKMFGLQDLDSYCGSKFLVAEFENKKIGILIDSVSGVLRFSEACIEKASEALKEKDQNCYIDKIAKLNDGKRMVLILNLSALLSFM, encoded by the coding sequence ATGGCAGGAAGGAGCAGCAAGAAAAAACAGGGTAATTTTAAGAAGATGAAAAAAGAAGTGCTTGTAGAGCAACAGAATGGACAGAATCAAAATTCAGAAATATCAATGGAAGAGTTGGAGAATGATAGTTTGATAATGCCAGAGGCAGTAATTCTGGACAATGTTAAAAAAGAAGCAGAGGATAATGGAGAAAAAGCTGTTGATACAAAGAAAATAGAGTTGGTAATTTTTCGTGTAGGCGAAGAAGAGTTTGCTCTAAAAGTGTCGAATATAAAGGAAATTATCAGGATTCCTTCAGTGACAGAGGTTCCTAATGCTCCAGAGTATATCACAGGTTTGTGTAGTTTGAGAGATCATTTGTTGCCTGTTATAGATTGCAGAAAATTATTTGGTATGCCAAAACAGGAATTTAATGAGAACAGCAGAATTATTGTTACAGATATTCATGGGAAAATGACAGGACTGGTGTCCGATAAAGTTTTAGAAGTTATCAATATTGAAGAAACACAAGTAAACGAACCTCCATCCAGTATTAAAGGAATTGATGGTGGAATGATTCAAGGTATTCTAGTTCTTGATGAGGGTAAAAGAGTGATTATGATTTTAGATGCCGAGAAAATTACAAAAGTTAAAGGGATTGATGAGACTGTAAAGCAGAACCATCCCCCCATAGAAGATTTAATATCTTCGGAAGCAAAAGAGGAAGAAGATCAGATTATTATATTTAGTGTTGGTAAAGAAGAATATGCCTTTAGTATTGATTATGTAAAAGAAATCATTGGATTGCCTGATATTGTTAAGGTACCGAATACGGCAGACTATATAGAGGGTATGTTTTCTATAAGAAATGAACTTTTGGCTGCTATTAATCTGGGAAAATATTTTGGTATGAAGTGTGAAGTTTTAGATAAACGAGGTCGTGTGATTATTATAAACAATGGATTTTTGTCATATGGTATAATTGTTGATAAGGTGTCCAATGTGGTTCAGGTGCAAAAGCAACTATTAAAAGAAAATGTGCAGGATGCAATGTTTGCTGGTATAGGTTTTACTAAAGGAATTTATAATTTGAACAACGGTCAAAGATTAATTATGATGTTAGAGCCTGATCAGTTGATTCATTTAGAAGATATACAAGGGATTTTGGAAGTTAATCAAAAAGAATCAAAAAAGGACAGTACATTCCATCCTGATGAAGTAGGACTTACCAGTGAATATGTTATTTTTAGAATTGATGAGGAGGAGTATGGAATAGCAATTCATAAGGTACAGGAAGTCAACAGAATTGACGAAATCACACATTTTCCGGGAGCACCTCAATTCATAGCCGGAATGGTTGATTTAAGGGGAGAGGTCATACCTATACTGAATCTAAGAAAAATGTTTGGACTTCAAGATTTAGACTCTTATTGTGGATCCAAATTTTTAGTTGCTGAATTTGAAAATAAGAAAATAGGTATCTTGATTGATTCGGTTTCTGGCGTTTTAAGATTTTCAGAAGCCTGTATTGAAAAAGCTTCAGAAGCATTAAAAGAAAAAGATCAGAATTGCTATATAGACAAAATAGCAAAACTGAATGATGGTAAGCGAATGGTTTTGATATTAAACCTTTCAGCTTTGTTGAGTTTTATGTAA